The Ahaetulla prasina isolate Xishuangbanna chromosome 4, ASM2864084v1, whole genome shotgun sequence genome has a window encoding:
- the LOC131197167 gene encoding zinc finger protein 594-like, whose protein sequence is MAALESAFGEEAMADINPYLDRENLAATECSEFQFNTNSLTGQSQLCILEPHITEIIDNEGLVTDPLTTAEKVALEDSVKTEAVREYSWQSDKVVTSLSVPHQDENLSVKDEEAKRQSSKQINYHNNQNKNLYFCERLKKDFQQPSLFAQHKNMFCASKVPMQSKQHNCEQLQICNPLVPDQNSQTKNCLIGDQCGKNNQSLSHLFQYKNVFPNEKSAWQHQNSQSEASSLISEACYRSTFVPVPLQEGNIIENDDEAVGPNPIQVTDQRTETKNLHICDQCGKEYQWLSELIQHQLLFFGGEADRCQLHMEGRNPSHLAPVPILFQEKSMCATSWEPFQQQSGNHNTHAKMRSSLLKWHTLPREEPTRQTEPKINKSSTLSFVPHVRGNVFADSCEISNLNSKIPIEQKNYDKNLYTCNCDRNDFQCHCLLAKQHLHVPMGGEADAQDQFKIQAGNLSEFQMESKVIESSETVQPQSNLKTNQDFYIKSLRIYKECGKDFRWSSALPQHQVVHSGKVNGKQCPSKVDDQNDSSPGLMDFDQPSHLKTNQLTEKNKHYACGHCGKSFKWPSDLARHKHVHSRKELMRGKDTKPNKSYTCDQCGKHFYWPFHLAQHKHTHSRSKLMRGTKFKSCICGHCGKSYHWPSQLARHVQTHFRTKLIKSKCTKLKKSYICGQCGKNFQWLELAQHKCTNSRKKLWRGKGTKLNKYYTRSQYERSFRSLPQLAQLEHTHSRSKLVSSKCAKLNKSCICDQCGRGFMYPSDLAQHERTHSRKKILRGKCTKLKKYYTCSQHRKSFQGPSQLAEHEHTHSRIKLVRGQYTKLKKSCICDQCGKGFKWPSDLARHKQTHSRKKILRDKGSKLHKYYTRSQCEKSFQWPPQSAQHEHTRSRSKLVRGKCSKLKLIKSCVCDQCGKGFKWPSDLARHEQTHSRKKILRDKGTKLYKYYTRSQCEKSFQWPPQSAQHEHTRSRSKLVRGKCSKLIKSFICDQCGKGFKWPSDLARHERTHSRKKKILRQMHQTQ, encoded by the exons ATGGCTGCTCTTGAATCAGCATTTGGTGAAGAAGCTATGGCTGACATTAATCCTTACTTGGATAGAGAGAACTTGGCAGCAACAG AATGCTCAGAATTCCAGTTTAATACCAACTCTTTAACAGGACAAAGTCAGTTATGCATCTTGGAGCCTCATATTACTGAAATTATTG ATAATGAAGGTTTGGTGACTGATCCGTTGACAACTGCTGAGAAAGTAGCATTGGAGGATTCAGTAAAGACAGAAGCAGTTCGGGAGTATTCGTGGCAGTCAGACAAAGTTGTGACTAGTCTTTCAGTACCCCACCAGGATGAGAACCTCTCTGTAAAAGATGAAGAAGCAAAAAGACAAAGCTCAAAACAAATTAATTATCACAACAATCAAAACAAAAATCTGTACTTTTGTGAAAGGCTTAAGAAGGACTTTCAGCAACCATCTCTATTTGCCCAACATAAAAATATGTTCTGTGCAAGTAAAGTGCCCATGCAGAGCAAGCAACATAATTGCGAGCAACTGCAAATATGCAACCCATTGGTACCAGACCAGAACAGCCAAACTAAAAATTGTTTAATAGGTGATCAATGTGGAAAAAATAACCAAAGTCTATCTCATCTTTTCCAATATAAAAATGTGTTTCCAAATGAAAAGTCAGCTTGGCAGCATCAAAACTCCCAATCAGAAGCAAGCAGTCTGATATCAGAAGCATGCTATCGAAGCACATTTGTACCTGTTCCTCTTCAAGAAGGGAATATAATAGAAAATGATGACGAAGCAGTTGGTCCAAATCCAATACAAGTGACAGACCAGAGAACTGAGACTAAAAATCTGCATATTTGTGACCAGTGTGGAAAAGAATACCAGTGGCTTTCTGAGCTTATCCAGCATCAGCTACTATTTTTTGGAGGAGAAGCAGATAGATGCCAGCTTCATATGGAAGGTAGAAATCCAAGTCATTTGGCACCTGTCCCTATTCTCTTCCAAGAAAAAAGTATGTGTGCAACCTCTTGGGAACCTTTTCAACAACAGTCAGGGAATCATAACACTCATGCCAAGATGCGGTCCTCTCTACTCAAATGGCATACACTGCCTAGGGAAGAACCGACTAGACAGACtgagccaaaaataaataaatctagtacCTTGTCATTTGTCCCCCATGTGAGAGGAAACGTGTTTGCAgactcttgtgaaatatctaATCTAAACTCAAAAATCCCCATAGAACAAAAGAACTATGATAAGAATCTGTACACTTGTAATTGTGATAGGAACGATTTCCAGTGTCATTGTTTGTTGGCCAAACAGCATCTACATGTTCCCATGGGAGGTGAAGCAGACGCACAggaccaatttaaaatacaagcagGCAATTTAAGTGAATTTCAAATGGAAAGTAAAGTTATAGAATCCTCTGAAACAGTTCAACCTCAATCAAATCTCAAAACAAACCAAGATTTCTATATTAAGAGTCTGAGAATATATAAGGAATGTGGGAAGGATTTCCGATGGTCCTCTGCCCTGCCTCAACATCAAGTTGTGCACTCTGGGAAAGTTAATGGGAAACAATGCCCATCAAAGGTAGATGATCAAAATGATTCATCACCTGGTCTCATGGATTTTGACCAACCTTCCCATCTGAAGACAAATCAATTGACTGAGAAAAACAAACACTATGCATGTGGTCACTGTGGTAAAAGCTTCAAGTGGCCTTCTGACCTTGCTCGACATAAACATGTTCATTCTAGAAAAGAATTAATGAGAGGCAAGGACACCAAACCCAACAAATCTTATACCTGTGATCAGTGTGGAAAACATTTCTATTGGCCTTTCCATCTTGCCCAACATAAACACACTCATTCTAGAAGTAAATTAATGAGAGGCACCAAGTTCAAATCCTGTATTTGTGGTCACTGTGGAAAGAGTTATCATTGGCCTTCTCAACTTGCCCGACATGTACAGACTCATTTTAGaacaaaactaataaaaagcAAGTGCACCAAGCTCAAAAAATCATATATCTGTGGTCAGTGTGGAAAAAATTTCCAGTGGCTTGAGCTTGCCCAACATAAATGCACTAATTCTAGAAAAAAATTATGGAGGGGCAAGGGCACCAAACTCAACAAATACTACACACGTAGCCAATATGAAAGAAGCTTTCGGTCACTTCCTCAACTTGCCCAACTTGAACACACTCATTCTAGAAGTAAATTAGTGAGCAGCAAGTGCGCCAAACTCAACAAATCCTGTATTTGTGATCAATGTGGAAGAGGCTTCATGTATCCTTCTGATCTTGCCCAACATGAACGTACTcattctagaaaaaaaatactgagaGGCAAGTGCACCAAACTCAAGAAATACTACACATGTAGTCAACATAGAAAGAGTTTCCAAGGGCCTTCTCAACTTGCCGAACATGAACACACTCATTCCAGAATTAAATTAGTGAGAGGTCAGTACACCAAACTCAAAAAATCCTGTATCTGTGATCAGTGTGGAAAAGGCTTCAAATGGCCTTCTGACCTTGCCCGACATAAACAGACTCATTCTAGGAAAAAAATACTGAGGGACAAGGGCAGCAAACTCCACAAATACTACACACGTAGTCAATGTGAAAAGAGCTTCCAGTGGCCGCCTCAATCAGCCCAACATGAACACACTCGTTCAAGAAGTAAATTAGTGAGAGGCAAGTGCAGCAAGCTCAAGCTCATTAAGTCTTGTGTCTGTGATCAGTGTGGAAAAGGCTTCAAATGGCCTTCTGATCTTGCCCGACATGAACAGACTcattctagaaaaaaaatactgaggGACAAAGGCACCAAACTCTACAAATACTACACACGTAGTCAATGTGAAAAGAGTTTCCAGTGGCCGCCTCAATCTGCCCAACATGAACACACTCGTTCAAGAAGTAAATTAGTGAGAGGCAAGTGCAGCAAGCTCATTAAGTCCTTTATCTGTGATCAGTGTGGAAAAGGTTTCAAATGGCCTTCTGACCTTGCCCGACATGAACGCACtcattctagaaaaaaaaaaatactgaggcAAATGCATCAAACTCAATAA